ATCGATCCCGACACGGGCTGAGCCGTCCGACCGGTCACCCGTTCTCACCTGCATCGCACGGTTGCGACCGGCCGCCGTGGGCTATGTTCACGGCGCACCGGAACCCCCAACAGCTCAAGGAGCGCGTGTCCCCCATGACCACCAAGGTCGGCATCAACGGCTTCGGCCGCATCGGTCGCAACTTTCTCCGAGCCGCCAAGAAGGGCGGCGCTGACATCGACATCGTCGGCGTCAACGATCTGACCAGCAACGACACGCTGGCCCATCTGCTCAAGTACGACAGCGTTCACGGCGTCTTCCCGGGCAGCGTCGAGGTGAACGAGGACGGACTCGTCATCGACGGCGACACGCTGAAGGTGATGTCCGAGCGCGATCCCGCAAACCTGCCGTGGGGTGACCTCGGCGCCGACATCGTCATCGAGTCGACCGGGCTCTTCACATCGCGGGACAAGGCTGCCCTCCACCTCGACGGCGGCGCCAAGAAGGTCCTCATCTCCGCACCGGCCAAGAACGAGGACGTCACGCTGGTCATGGGCGTCAACACCGACACCTACGACCCGGACAACCACCACGTCATCTCCAACGCCTCCTGCACGACCAACTCGGTGGTTCCGATGGCGAAGGTCCTGGACGAGAGCTTCGGGATCGAGCAGGGCTTCATGACCACGATCCACGCCTACACCAACGACCAGGGAACCCAGGACGCGCCCCACAAGGACCTCCGCCGGGCTCGTGCTGCTGCCGTCAACATCATCCCGACCACGACCGGGGCCGCCAAGGCGGCATCCCTGGCGCTGCCGCAGCTGGAGGGAAAGCTGGACGGCATGGCCGTCCGGGTGCCCGTCCCCGACGGCTCCGTCACCGACCTCACCGTGACCCTCAGTCGCGAGGTCACCGCCGACGAGGTCAACGCCGCCTTCAAGGCGGCCGCGGAAGGATCGCTCAAGGGGATCCTCGAGTACACCACCGATCCCATCGTCTCCTCCGACATCGTGGGCAACCCCCACTCGTGCATCCTCGACGGCCTGACCACCATGGCCATGGGCAACACGGTCAAGTGCCTCGGCTGGTACGACAACGAGTGGGGCTACTCCTGCCGCCTCATCGACCTCGTCGACTTCGTCGCCGCCTCTCTCTAGCGCGGTGGCTGACGCCCTTCCCGGCCTGGATCAGCTGGACGCAGCCGGTCGGCGCGTCCTGGTCCGGGCCGACCTGAACGTCCCGCTGACCGACACGGGTGAGGTCGCCGACGACTTCCGGCTGGTCGCGGTGGTCCCCACCATCAACCGGCTGCGGCAGGCCGGCGCCCGCGTGATCCTGATGAGCCACCTGGGTCGACCCAAGGGCGAGGTCGTGGAGAGTCTGCGATTGGCCCCCGTCGCCGGTCGGCTGGCCTCCCTGCTCGAGACCGACGTGCGGTACGCCCGCGACACCATCGGTGAGGAGGCCCGTGCGACGGTCGCCGACCTGGCCGACGGCGAGGTGGCACTCCTCGAGAACCTGCGGTTCGAGCCGGGGGAGAAGGCCAACGCCCCCGACTTCGCGGCCGAACTTGCCGGCCTGGGTGAGGTCTACGTCAGCGAGGCCTTCGGTGCCGCCCACCGGGCCCACGCCTCCACCGTCGGGGTTCCTGCCGTGCTGAGCCAGCACTACGCCGGCGATCTGCTGGCCGCGGAGATCCGGGCGCTGTCCCGACTCCTCGACGCGCCCGAGTCACCCTTCGTCGCAATCCTCGGTGGTGCGAAGGTCAGCGACAAGATCGAGATCATCCAGAGCCTGCTCCCGCGCGTCGACCACCTGCTCATCGGCGGGGCGATGTGCTTCACGTTCCTGGCCGCCACAGGCGGGTCGGTCGGTGCCTCCCGCGTCGAGGAGGACCAGATCGAGACTGCGCTCTCGCTGCTCGACCAAGCCACGGAGCAGGGGGTGGAGATCCACCTGCCGACCGACATCGTGGCAGCAAGCGACTTCGCAGCGGACGCCGATCACCGTGTCGTCCCCGCCGACGACATCCCCGCCGGCATGATGGGTCTTGACATCGGGCCGGACTCCGCCGAGGCGTACGCGGCGGTCATCGCCGGCGCCTCGATGGTGCTGTGGAACGGACCCATGGGCGTCTTCGAGTGGGCGGCCTTCGCCGCCGGGACGGAGGCCGTGGCCCGGGCGGTCGCTGAGAACGGCGGCTACACCGTCATCGGCGGCGGCGACAGCGCCGCCGCGGTGCGCCAGATGGGCCTGGCGTCGGCCATGAGTCACGTCTCCACCGGCGGCGGCGCGTCACTGGAGTTCCTGGAGGGTAAGGACCTCCCGGGCGTCGAAGCACTGAAGAACTGACCGCGAGATCCCCGGAGGACACCCTCATGAGTCGCAAGCCGATCATTGCAGGCAACTGGAAGATGAACCTCACGCACCTGGAGGGCATCGCCCTGGTGCAGAACCTCAGCTACCACCTGACGCAGGATGACTACGACGCCACCGACGTGGCCGTGATCCCGCCCTTCACCAGCCTGCGATCCATCCAGACGCTCATCGAGGGCGACCGTCTCGCGATCAGGTTGGGGGCGCAGAGCTGTCACCACGAGCCCTCCGGCGCCTACACCGGCGAGATCGCCGCCCCGATGCTGGCTGCACTGGCCTGCGAGTTCGTCCTCGCGGGCCACTCCGAACGTCGAGCGCTGTTCGGGGAGGACGACGGGGTCGTGAACAGCAAGATCAAGGCGATCCTGGGGGCCGAGATGACGCCCATCCTCTGCGTCGGCGAGACGCTCGAGGAGCGTGACGCGGACCAGGTCGAGGCCGTCATCTCCAGCCAGGTGACCGGCAGCCTTGCCGGGATCGCAGCCGAGGACGTGGCCGGCATGGTCATCGCCTACGAGCCCGTGTGGGCCATCGGGACCGGCCGCACCGCTCTCGCATC
This Euzebya tangerina DNA region includes the following protein-coding sequences:
- the gap gene encoding type I glyceraldehyde-3-phosphate dehydrogenase → MTTKVGINGFGRIGRNFLRAAKKGGADIDIVGVNDLTSNDTLAHLLKYDSVHGVFPGSVEVNEDGLVIDGDTLKVMSERDPANLPWGDLGADIVIESTGLFTSRDKAALHLDGGAKKVLISAPAKNEDVTLVMGVNTDTYDPDNHHVISNASCTTNSVVPMAKVLDESFGIEQGFMTTIHAYTNDQGTQDAPHKDLRRARAAAVNIIPTTTGAAKAASLALPQLEGKLDGMAVRVPVPDGSVTDLTVTLSREVTADEVNAAFKAAAEGSLKGILEYTTDPIVSSDIVGNPHSCILDGLTTMAMGNTVKCLGWYDNEWGYSCRLIDLVDFVAASL
- a CDS encoding phosphoglycerate kinase; this encodes MADALPGLDQLDAAGRRVLVRADLNVPLTDTGEVADDFRLVAVVPTINRLRQAGARVILMSHLGRPKGEVVESLRLAPVAGRLASLLETDVRYARDTIGEEARATVADLADGEVALLENLRFEPGEKANAPDFAAELAGLGEVYVSEAFGAAHRAHASTVGVPAVLSQHYAGDLLAAEIRALSRLLDAPESPFVAILGGAKVSDKIEIIQSLLPRVDHLLIGGAMCFTFLAATGGSVGASRVEEDQIETALSLLDQATEQGVEIHLPTDIVAASDFAADADHRVVPADDIPAGMMGLDIGPDSAEAYAAVIAGASMVLWNGPMGVFEWAAFAAGTEAVARAVAENGGYTVIGGGDSAAAVRQMGLASAMSHVSTGGGASLEFLEGKDLPGVEALKN
- the tpiA gene encoding triose-phosphate isomerase, whose protein sequence is MSRKPIIAGNWKMNLTHLEGIALVQNLSYHLTQDDYDATDVAVIPPFTSLRSIQTLIEGDRLAIRLGAQSCHHEPSGAYTGEIAAPMLAALACEFVLAGHSERRALFGEDDGVVNSKIKAILGAEMTPILCVGETLEERDADQVEAVISSQVTGSLAGIAAEDVAGMVIAYEPVWAIGTGRTALASDANDGCGVVRRTVAELHGQDTADAVRVQYGGSVKPGNVAELMSQPEIDGALVGGASLTADDFAVIARFKRL